Proteins co-encoded in one Setaria viridis chromosome 9, Setaria_viridis_v4.0, whole genome shotgun sequence genomic window:
- the LOC117838946 gene encoding sugar transporter ERD6-like 16 isoform X2, whose protein sequence is MWRSPHMILPAPPRMAATLPSSAAASPLLLRRHAAASLSSRCRRRWQRPAATRRDAPGAPLAMRDARWLPPAAPTGCNGARGATRTAAAAGEAPHRGSEGQGSLWMVLFATAVVVCGSFEFGTCVGYSAPAQVGIVSDIGLSNSEYGVFASVLTIGAMLGALTSGRLADILGRKMTMRFAAVVGIFGWLTVYFAKDAMMLYAGRVLLGYCTGVLSYVVPVFISEIAPKDIRGGLATSNQLFICSGCSAAYIIGALLPWRSLVLVGLVPCAVLLVGLFFIPESPRWLANVGREKEFHASLQKFRGRDSDISEESAEIKGYIESIHRLPKAKIQDLFQSKNIYAVTVSELDKFLSLKMRYLQLLFPEISGFSGKLGTTLIGIIQIPITLLGALLMDRSGRRALLLVSSSGTFLGCFLTGLSFYFKAQGLYSQLVPTLALCGILVYYAAYSVGMGPVPWVIMSEIFSIDMKAIAGGLVTLVSWIGSFVVSYSFNSLMDWNPAGTFFLFSAASLVTVLFVAKLVPETKGRTLEEIQALLKAST, encoded by the exons atgtggcGCTCGCCACACATGATACTCCCTGCTCCGCCACGTATGGCTGCAACGCTCCCTTCGTCCGCCGCAGCAtcgccgctgctcctccgccgccacgcaGCCGCTTCCCTATcctcccgctgccgccggcgttGGCAGCGCCCGGCTGCCACACGGCGAGAtgcacccggagctccgctggCGATGCGGGACGCGCGGTGGCTGCCGCCAGCAGCGCCTACCGGATGCAATGGCGCGCGCGGAGCCActcgtacggcggcggcggcgggggaggcgccgCACAGAGGAAGCGAGGGGCAGGGGTCGCTGTGGATGGTCTTGTTCGCCACCGCGGTGGTCGTGTGCGGCTCCTTCGAGTTCGGCACCTGT GTCGGGTATTCTGCACCTGCTCAAGTTGGGATTGTGAGCGACATTGGACTGTCGAACTCCGAG TATGGTGTCTTTGCATCTGTCTTGACGATTGGAGCAATGCTTGGTGCTCTGACTAGCGGCCGCCTGGCGGACATACTTGGACGAAAAATG ACCATGAGGTTTGCAGCAGTTGTAGGCATTTTTGGTTGGCTTACTGTATATTTTGCCAAG GATGCTATGATGCTCTATGCCGGAAGAGTTCTGCTGGGCTACTGTACCGGAGTTCTTTCCTATGTG GTGCCTGTCTTTATATCTGAAATAGCACCAAAGGATATCCGAGGGGGCCTTGCAACCTCAAACCAG TTGTTCATCTGTTCAGGGTGTTCAGCTGCTTACATTATTGGAGCACTTCTTCCATGGCGCTCTTTGGTTCTAGTAG GATTAGTACCTTGTGCTGTCTTACTTGTGGGGCTTTTCTTCATTCCAGAGTCTCCAAGGTGGCTG GCCAACgtagggagagagaaagagtttcATGCTTCATTACAGAAGTTTAGGGGAAGAGATTCAGACATTTCTGAAGAGTCTGCTGAGATCAAA GGTTATATAGAATCAATTCACAGATTACCTAAGGCAAAGATTCAAGATTTATTTCAGAGTAAAAATATTTATGCAGTCACG GTATCTGAACTAGATAAATTTCTCTCTCTCAAAATGAGGTATCTGCAATTGCTCTTTCCTGAAATTTCAGGGTTTTCTGGAAAACTTGGGACCACCTTGATTGGCATTATTCAG aTTCCAATCACACTGCTTGGGGCCCTTCTCATGGATAGGAGTGGAAGAAGAGCCCTTCTTTTG GTATCTTCATCTGGAACATTTCTTGGCTGCTTTCTGACTGGGTTATCATTCTATTTTAAG GCACAAGGACTGTACTCCCAGTTGGTTCCTACTTTGGCTCTTTGTGGAATATTG GTATATTACGCAGCATACTCAGTTGGAATGGGACCAGTTCCTTGGGTTATCATGTCTGAG ATATTCTCAATTGACATGAAAGCAATAGCCGGGGGCTTGGTAACCCTGGTCAGTTGGATTGGTTCCTTTGTGGTTTCTTACTCATTCAACTCCCTTATGGACTGGAATCCTGCAG GTACGTTCTTTTTGTTCTCTGCAGCGAGCTTGGTCACTGTGCTATTCGTGGCAAAGCTAGTACCAGAAACTAAAGGGAGAACACTGGAAGAGATCCAGGCGTTGCTCAAAGCCAGCACGTGA
- the LOC117835479 gene encoding uncharacterized protein, producing the protein MLLLRGARAASAASTAVAASASAGRSISMRLTAMAAMSSGGRRRKGQRRGEAKPPPPSPPPPPPPLPRHGETPSSKKKSGARPSVEAKKNRPAELEEARGPRRPEGGEARKGAAQQRPQEKAKAKRAVRWKCASGCGACCKLDKGPDFPTPDEIFADHPDDLQLYRSMTGDDGWCINYDKATRTCNIYQDRPSFCRVEPKIFDEFFGVPRSRFDREACSACLDNIKMVYGDDSAELSNFKRVIREESNKLEASKNQQDKLLDT; encoded by the exons atgctgctgctgcgcggcgccagggcggcgtcggcggcatCCACCGCGGTGGCCGCAAGCGCCAGCGCAGGCAGGTCCATATCCATGCGGCtcaccgccatggccgccatgTCCTCGGGCGGTAGGAGGAGGAAGGGCcagcggcgaggcgaggccaAGCCCCCacccccgtccccgccgccgccaccgccgcccctgcctcgGCACGGCGAGACCCCGAGCAGCAAGAAGAAGTCCGGCGCGAGGCCATCGGTCGAGgccaagaagaaccgcccggcgGAACTGGAGGAAGCGCGCGGCCCGCGGAGGCCGGAGGGCGGCGAGGCGAGGAAGGGAGCTGCGCAGCAGCGGCCGCAGGAGAAGGCAAAGGCGAAGCGGGCGGTGCGGTGGAAGTGCGCGAGCGGGTGCGGCGCGTGCTGCAAGCTGGACAAGGGCCCCGACTTCCCCACCCCCGACGAGATCTTTGCCGACCACCCCGATGACCTTCAG CTGTACAGGAGCATGACCGGCGACGACGGATGGTGCATCAACTACGACAAGGCCACCCGCACCTGCAACATTTACCAAG ACCGACCTTCGTTCTGCAGGGTGGAACCAAAGATTTTCGATGAGTTCTTTGGCGTGCCACGCAGTAGATTCGATCGGGAAGCTTGCAG TGCTTGCCTGGATAACATCAAGATGGTGTATGGTGATGACTCTGCTGAGCTCAGTAACTTCAAGCGTGTGATAAGGGAGGAAAGTAATAAGCTGGAAGCAAGCAAGAACCAACAAGATAAATTGTTGGATACATAG
- the LOC117838946 gene encoding sugar transporter ERD6-like 16 isoform X3, producing the protein MWRSPHMILPAPPRMAATLPSSAAASPLLLRRHAAASLSSRCRRRWQRPAATRRDAPGAPLAMRDARWLPPAAPTGCNGARGATRTAAAAGEAPHRGSEGQGSLWMVLFATAVVVCGSFEFGTCVGYSAPAQVGIVSDIGLSNSEYGVFASVLTIGAMLGALTSGRLADILGRKMTMRFAAVVGIFGWLTVYFAKDAMMLYAGRVLLGYCTGVLSYVVPVFISEIAPKDIRGGLATSNQLFICSGCSAAYIIGALLPWRSLVLVGLVPCAVLLVGLFFIPESPRWLANVGREKEFHASLQKFRGRDSDISEESAEIKGYIESIHRLPKAKIQDLFQSKNIYAVTVGVSLMIFQQLGGINALGFYTSYIFSSAGFSGKLGTTLIGIIQIPITLLGALLMDRSGRRALLLVSSSGTFLGCFLTGLSFYFKVYYAAYSVGMGPVPWVIMSEIFSIDMKAIAGGLVTLVSWIGSFVVSYSFNSLMDWNPAGTFFLFSAASLVTVLFVAKLVPETKGRTLEEIQALLKAST; encoded by the exons atgtggcGCTCGCCACACATGATACTCCCTGCTCCGCCACGTATGGCTGCAACGCTCCCTTCGTCCGCCGCAGCAtcgccgctgctcctccgccgccacgcaGCCGCTTCCCTATcctcccgctgccgccggcgttGGCAGCGCCCGGCTGCCACACGGCGAGAtgcacccggagctccgctggCGATGCGGGACGCGCGGTGGCTGCCGCCAGCAGCGCCTACCGGATGCAATGGCGCGCGCGGAGCCActcgtacggcggcggcggcgggggaggcgccgCACAGAGGAAGCGAGGGGCAGGGGTCGCTGTGGATGGTCTTGTTCGCCACCGCGGTGGTCGTGTGCGGCTCCTTCGAGTTCGGCACCTGT GTCGGGTATTCTGCACCTGCTCAAGTTGGGATTGTGAGCGACATTGGACTGTCGAACTCCGAG TATGGTGTCTTTGCATCTGTCTTGACGATTGGAGCAATGCTTGGTGCTCTGACTAGCGGCCGCCTGGCGGACATACTTGGACGAAAAATG ACCATGAGGTTTGCAGCAGTTGTAGGCATTTTTGGTTGGCTTACTGTATATTTTGCCAAG GATGCTATGATGCTCTATGCCGGAAGAGTTCTGCTGGGCTACTGTACCGGAGTTCTTTCCTATGTG GTGCCTGTCTTTATATCTGAAATAGCACCAAAGGATATCCGAGGGGGCCTTGCAACCTCAAACCAG TTGTTCATCTGTTCAGGGTGTTCAGCTGCTTACATTATTGGAGCACTTCTTCCATGGCGCTCTTTGGTTCTAGTAG GATTAGTACCTTGTGCTGTCTTACTTGTGGGGCTTTTCTTCATTCCAGAGTCTCCAAGGTGGCTG GCCAACgtagggagagagaaagagtttcATGCTTCATTACAGAAGTTTAGGGGAAGAGATTCAGACATTTCTGAAGAGTCTGCTGAGATCAAA GGTTATATAGAATCAATTCACAGATTACCTAAGGCAAAGATTCAAGATTTATTTCAGAGTAAAAATATTTATGCAGTCACG GTGGGTGTTAGCCTGATGATTTTTCAGCAACTGGGAGGAATAAATGCCTTAGGCTTCTATACAAGCTATATCTTTTCCTCTGCAG GGTTTTCTGGAAAACTTGGGACCACCTTGATTGGCATTATTCAG aTTCCAATCACACTGCTTGGGGCCCTTCTCATGGATAGGAGTGGAAGAAGAGCCCTTCTTTTG GTATCTTCATCTGGAACATTTCTTGGCTGCTTTCTGACTGGGTTATCATTCTATTTTAAG GTATATTACGCAGCATACTCAGTTGGAATGGGACCAGTTCCTTGGGTTATCATGTCTGAG ATATTCTCAATTGACATGAAAGCAATAGCCGGGGGCTTGGTAACCCTGGTCAGTTGGATTGGTTCCTTTGTGGTTTCTTACTCATTCAACTCCCTTATGGACTGGAATCCTGCAG GTACGTTCTTTTTGTTCTCTGCAGCGAGCTTGGTCACTGTGCTATTCGTGGCAAAGCTAGTACCAGAAACTAAAGGGAGAACACTGGAAGAGATCCAGGCGTTGCTCAAAGCCAGCACGTGA
- the LOC117838946 gene encoding sugar transporter ERD6-like 16 isoform X1, translated as MWRSPHMILPAPPRMAATLPSSAAASPLLLRRHAAASLSSRCRRRWQRPAATRRDAPGAPLAMRDARWLPPAAPTGCNGARGATRTAAAAGEAPHRGSEGQGSLWMVLFATAVVVCGSFEFGTCVGYSAPAQVGIVSDIGLSNSEYGVFASVLTIGAMLGALTSGRLADILGRKMTMRFAAVVGIFGWLTVYFAKDAMMLYAGRVLLGYCTGVLSYVVPVFISEIAPKDIRGGLATSNQLFICSGCSAAYIIGALLPWRSLVLVGLVPCAVLLVGLFFIPESPRWLANVGREKEFHASLQKFRGRDSDISEESAEIKGYIESIHRLPKAKIQDLFQSKNIYAVTVGVSLMIFQQLGGINALGFYTSYIFSSAGFSGKLGTTLIGIIQIPITLLGALLMDRSGRRALLLVSSSGTFLGCFLTGLSFYFKAQGLYSQLVPTLALCGILVYYAAYSVGMGPVPWVIMSEIFSIDMKAIAGGLVTLVSWIGSFVVSYSFNSLMDWNPAGTFFLFSAASLVTVLFVAKLVPETKGRTLEEIQALLKAST; from the exons atgtggcGCTCGCCACACATGATACTCCCTGCTCCGCCACGTATGGCTGCAACGCTCCCTTCGTCCGCCGCAGCAtcgccgctgctcctccgccgccacgcaGCCGCTTCCCTATcctcccgctgccgccggcgttGGCAGCGCCCGGCTGCCACACGGCGAGAtgcacccggagctccgctggCGATGCGGGACGCGCGGTGGCTGCCGCCAGCAGCGCCTACCGGATGCAATGGCGCGCGCGGAGCCActcgtacggcggcggcggcgggggaggcgccgCACAGAGGAAGCGAGGGGCAGGGGTCGCTGTGGATGGTCTTGTTCGCCACCGCGGTGGTCGTGTGCGGCTCCTTCGAGTTCGGCACCTGT GTCGGGTATTCTGCACCTGCTCAAGTTGGGATTGTGAGCGACATTGGACTGTCGAACTCCGAG TATGGTGTCTTTGCATCTGTCTTGACGATTGGAGCAATGCTTGGTGCTCTGACTAGCGGCCGCCTGGCGGACATACTTGGACGAAAAATG ACCATGAGGTTTGCAGCAGTTGTAGGCATTTTTGGTTGGCTTACTGTATATTTTGCCAAG GATGCTATGATGCTCTATGCCGGAAGAGTTCTGCTGGGCTACTGTACCGGAGTTCTTTCCTATGTG GTGCCTGTCTTTATATCTGAAATAGCACCAAAGGATATCCGAGGGGGCCTTGCAACCTCAAACCAG TTGTTCATCTGTTCAGGGTGTTCAGCTGCTTACATTATTGGAGCACTTCTTCCATGGCGCTCTTTGGTTCTAGTAG GATTAGTACCTTGTGCTGTCTTACTTGTGGGGCTTTTCTTCATTCCAGAGTCTCCAAGGTGGCTG GCCAACgtagggagagagaaagagtttcATGCTTCATTACAGAAGTTTAGGGGAAGAGATTCAGACATTTCTGAAGAGTCTGCTGAGATCAAA GGTTATATAGAATCAATTCACAGATTACCTAAGGCAAAGATTCAAGATTTATTTCAGAGTAAAAATATTTATGCAGTCACG GTGGGTGTTAGCCTGATGATTTTTCAGCAACTGGGAGGAATAAATGCCTTAGGCTTCTATACAAGCTATATCTTTTCCTCTGCAG GGTTTTCTGGAAAACTTGGGACCACCTTGATTGGCATTATTCAG aTTCCAATCACACTGCTTGGGGCCCTTCTCATGGATAGGAGTGGAAGAAGAGCCCTTCTTTTG GTATCTTCATCTGGAACATTTCTTGGCTGCTTTCTGACTGGGTTATCATTCTATTTTAAG GCACAAGGACTGTACTCCCAGTTGGTTCCTACTTTGGCTCTTTGTGGAATATTG GTATATTACGCAGCATACTCAGTTGGAATGGGACCAGTTCCTTGGGTTATCATGTCTGAG ATATTCTCAATTGACATGAAAGCAATAGCCGGGGGCTTGGTAACCCTGGTCAGTTGGATTGGTTCCTTTGTGGTTTCTTACTCATTCAACTCCCTTATGGACTGGAATCCTGCAG GTACGTTCTTTTTGTTCTCTGCAGCGAGCTTGGTCACTGTGCTATTCGTGGCAAAGCTAGTACCAGAAACTAAAGGGAGAACACTGGAAGAGATCCAGGCGTTGCTCAAAGCCAGCACGTGA